The Cylindrospermum stagnale PCC 7417 genome segment CATTTTCACACCTTGGTCTAGCAGGTTCATTTGGTTGATGAACAAGTCGCGGAAAACACCTGAACAGTTGATGACTACATCAATTCTGGGGCGTCCCAATTCTTCTAAAGGTATCAATTCCAATTTGTTCACCCGTCCCAAGGCATCGGCAACCGGACGCACACCTACCATCCACATAATTTGCGCTAGGGATTCGCCGTAAGTTTTGATGTTATCGGTTCCCCAGAGGACGCAGGCGATTGTTTCTGGCCATTTACCCTCATTTTCTGCCTTGTTCCGCGCCAACAGCCTATCAACAACGATTTTGGCTGATTGGACTGCGGCGGTTGTGGGGATAGATTGGGGGTCAAGGGCGTGAATATTCTTGCCTGTGGGCAATACATCGGGGTTGCGGATGGGGTCGCCACCGGGGCCTGGTAGAATGTACTCGCCTTCTAATGCTCTGAGTAATGCTCCTAGTTCGTTGTCGGCACAAACTTGCTTTAAGCAGAATTCCAAATACTCAAATAGGGGTTTTAAGGCGGAATTATCTACTTTGGGATAACCAGCTTGATGCAATGCTTCTACCCAAGGTTCCTTTTTGCCCATGTTGAAGAAATTCAACTTGGAAACGAGAGAAACGCGCCCTTCAGCGTCGATTTGCTCTTTTACAAGGGCGGAAACAGCGGCACGGGTGGCGAGGGTGATGTCTTGCAGTAGTTGGACATCTTCTAAATTCCCTAAATCGCTACTTCTGTAAATAGCGTCAATGCTGCGCCCCAGGCTATTGGCGATGATTCCGGGTAAGCCTTGAATTTCTTCTTCTTGCCGATCTAAACTGGCAATGTTGACGAGGGTGGCGATCGCTTCCTCAGCACTTGGCGGTTTACCGATAACGTGCAACCCACAAGGCAACAACCGCGATTCAATCTCCATCAACTTGCGGTAAACGTTACCAACAATATTATCCCGCTCTTCGGCGCTCATCTCCCTAGCATCGGTTTCGGGCAGGTTGATATCTTTATCCAAGTTAACGATGCGGCATTTATCCATGATGGAGTTGACAATGGAAACCCCGCGTCCGCTGTCTTTTAAGGTTTGGTAAGAAGCAATTAACTCGCTGAGTTCCTTCAAACCTTTGTATAAACCAGCATTTTCTGCCGGCGGTGTCAAGTAAGAAATTGTCTCAGCGTAACTGCGCCGTTTAGCGATCGTTGCCTCACTGGGGTTATTGGCTGCGTAGTAATACAGATTAGGAATTGAGCCAATTAAGTTGTCGGGGTAACAGTCACCAGACATCCCCATCTGCTTACCTGGCATGAATTCCAAGGAACCGTGAGTTCCAAAGTGGAGGACTGCATCAGCGCCCCAAACTTTTTCTAGGTAGGTGTAGTAGGCAGCAAAACCGTGGTGGGGACTGGCAGAACGGGAGAACAACAGCCGCATCGGGTCGCCTTCATAACCAAAGGTAGGCTGAACACCGATGAAGACGTTACCGAATTGCTTACCATAAACCAGCAAGTTTTGCCCGTCGCTGTTGAGATGTCCGGGAGGTGGCCCCCAATTCTCTTCTAGGCGTTGGGAATAGGGGGTAAGTGCCTCATATTCTGGCACCGACATTTTGTAGGCGATGTTGAGTTCCGGGCTGGCATACTGTGCCTGGGCGTCGTGGATGACTTGTTCCATCAACTCTTTGGCGCTTTCAGGTACGTCTTGTACGTCGTAGCCGTTGTTTCTCAGGGCTTGTAATACCTCGAAGATGGAACCGAATACATCTAAGTATGCTGCGGTGCCGACGTTGCCTTTATCTGGGGGGAAGCTGAAAACGGTGATGGCAACTTTTTTGTTTAATTTAGGTTTGCGGCGCAGGCTGGCCCACTTTAAGGCTCGTTGAGCAACTATTTCTACTCGGTCTCTTAAGGCGATCGCTTTTCCGGTGGTACCATCCCTACCTGATAATATAATCGGCTCAATGGCTCCATCCAATTCGGGAATGGCAATTTGTAAAGCAACTTGAATCGGATGTAACCCTAAATCGCTATCCATCCACTCTTCGGTGGTTTGGAAAACTAAGGGCAACGCTACCATGTAAGGACGATTTAAGCGCTTCAGGGCATCAATCGCTTTCGGATGGTCTTGTCTGGCTGGGCCACCCACTAAGGCAAAACCAGTCAGGGAGATGACTGCATCTACTAACGCTGTGTTGGTGGTCGGTTCGTAGAAATAAGCTTCCACAGGCTTGGAGAAATCTAAACCACCTGCAAAAACTGGCAGCACTTTGGCCCCTAGTGATTCCAATTCCTGAACGATCGCCACATAATGGGCATCATCACCTGTAACTAGGTGAGTCCGTTGCAATACCAAGCCGACACAGGGCGCCAAGGGATCTTTTAAATCTTTAGAAATGTCCTTGCGGGCTGTGTACCAGTTGAGGTACTCTCGCACATCCTCAAACATACTTGGAGCCAAAGGATGCCAAATCCCTAAATCGGGATAGACAACTGGCCCTTGATATACAGGAGATGCAACATTTTGCTTGTCTCCATCTTTGACTACATATTTATCAGCTAGCATCAGCAAGAAGTTTTCCAGGTTTTCTGGAGAACCACCCAGCCAATACTGAAAACTGAGCATGAAATTTCGGGCATCCTGCGCTTTTTCCATTGGCAGGAATTTCAGTACTTGCGGCAGCGTTCTTAGCAGCTTGAGCATCCCATCTTGGAATCCTGCGCCGGATTTCTCCTTGCGTTTCCGCATGAATTGAGCGATCGCACTCTTCGACTGACCCAATTGTGCCAGAGAAAAGCTGCCCATCTTATTCAGGCGCATTACTTCCGGCATGGAGGGAAAGACAACGGAAACGTCCAGGTGATCGCGGTGGGGTTCTACTGCTGCAACTACTTTCTGTGCTAAGTCTTCAATAAAAATCAGGGAAGCGATAAAGATATTCGCCGTTTCCATCTCCCGTTTGAACTCTTCGTAGTTCTCAGGATCACGGAGTTCTTCAATCAAATAACCGCTGATTTCAATCGCCAGATTTGGATGGTTAGAGTTAATCGCCCGAACCGCTTGCGACAATGCACTCTGGTACTGGGACTCAAGCACGACATAGACCACCTTGATTAAATTACGTCCGCGTAAGTTATCAGGCGCAATATGACGAATGGTGGACTTGACGTGGGTGAACATGCTTCCTTTGCTCCTTTGATGTGATGCGCGTTCTCTACATGGAAGTTCATTACGGCTGATGCCGCCGCTTGTAACTTCGTTTTTACTTGTCAATATGAACTTTTTTTATCAGAAAACGCTTACTCTATGAGCATTTTGCCACCTATCTGACACAAATCGATATAAAAAAAGCAATATTTCTTAAAAAATCTTGATAATTCCAGCAGTAGTCGCAAATTTGATGTAACGAAAACTTAATACAATCAGGACTGACGCCAAAAAGTTACAAAATACTACATATCAATTTCAATCCGTTAGCGGTTCTCGCTTCATTGCAATACAGTCGGAACTACACTCCGTATTGCAATAGCTTATTTAGTATTTTTTTTATCCTACACCCGCGAAGGTAGCTAATAGACATCTTTGGGAATGTAGAGCAACGTCTCTACTTAATGCTATGTCTAATGATAGAAAAGACAATAATTAGGTTTTATAAAAAGTACTAAATGCTTTTCAGCCTGGGAGAATGACTAACCGTAGAAGGTTATAATTAATTTTAAATTAAATTGATAGTTATGTAATTAGAGAGGAGATATTTGGCAAATGTTCTACCCTTACTCAAACTCAAACTATGCCGATTTTCAAGGTGCAAACCTCGGAGAATATATAGAAAAAAATATATATAGGAAAACTTTTATGAGATAAGTTGAGTCAATTTTAAATAATCTTTAGATTAGCAGGGGATGATAGCGAAATTTAATATAGCCTTTCTCGTTTGTATCCAACACATCCTGACCTCTCTCCAAACCTCTCTCCTTCCAGGAGAGAGGCTTTGAAACTTGCTCCCCGAAGCAGCGATAAAAGTTTTTCCTTTCCCCTCTCCTCCTAGGAGAGGGTTAGGGAGAGGTTGTTGGGGGTTAGGTCTATATTAGAATCAACCGCGAAATTTAATAATAACCATGCTATAGCAATCCTATTTTAGTTGTGAACAGCAGTATTTTTTTAACGTTCGCGCAGCGTGCCGGAGGCATTACCGCTCCAGACGCAGAGAGCGCAGAGGAAGAGAAAAAAGAGATGTTCACATCTAATTTAGGATTGCTATAAGAGCATTAAGCTTCAACTATTCACCCCGATTTTGTTTGTGCTAACCAAGCTTCTAAATCTGCTAAACTCGAAAAGTCAAGTAAAGCCTCTCCCAAGTCTTCCAACTTAGTTAAAGATAAAGCCTGAATTTGTAATTGTAATGCTGGTGCAACCGTCCCAACTCGACGACGCAGTTGTCGCATAATCAAAGAAAAAGCTTCTTCTTGTAAAATATCCTGATAAATGACTGACTCGCGCATAAAATCTCTCCGCAATAATTGTCTAATCAGTTCCTTATCTAATACTAGCCCGGCTAAGATAGCTGTAGATGCAGCTACGTTACTTTGATTTCTGCTATTATCAAGCTTTTCAATTTGTTGAGAAACTTGTTCTAGAGTTCCTGCTTTATCTCCGGTTTGACTAAGTGTAGCCAGTGGTAATAAACCTGGAGAACTCAAAAAAACATCTGTTGGTTGTTCCCACAAACGAATTACTTCAAATTCATGACGGGTTTTTTCTAGGATAAATGCAGTTTGTTGCACTAACTCAGATTTACTGGGTTGGAGGTAAATGACAACTTGGTGCATTTTTTTACTAGGAAATCTGCGATGTACCCGCAAACGATAATCAGCCATCCGAAAAGGAATATCTGCTTTTGGTTGGGTTTGAAATTCCAAATGCAGGACAATTTCATCTGACTGTAACAAAATTAAGGCGTCGGCTCTCATTGGTTCCAGAAACAATTCAGATGGACTGAGTTCAGTCACTGTAATTGCTTTACCAAGTAGCCAAGTTGCAAAGTCAGTTGAAAATGACTCAGCCAGAAATTTACATACATTATCAAATATAGCCTAGTATTATATCATAATAATTGGATTTTTATAACTGATAAATTAGGTAATATTTAGTTAATTAAATAAATGACTCAAGTAGATATTCTCATTCTCTCAAATGGCCCTGGTGAAGTAACAACCTGGGTACGCCCAGTTGTCAAGGCATTACGGCAACAACTTGGTGATGATCGTGCTGTTGTCAGGATTTCTGTAGTTTTATCCCCTTGTCCAAATGCTAGTGGTAAAGAAGTGGCGATCGCACTTTCTTATCCAGAAGTCGATAGAGTGCAAGGTGCAGAGCATTTTTGGCAATTTCTTCTCTGGGGGAAAACCGCTGAAAATTGGCAATGGTGCGATCGCGGCGTTGTAGTATTCTTGGGTGGTGATCAAATTTTTCCTGTAGTCATCGGCAAAAAACTCGGATATCGCACAGTGGTTTATGCTGAATGGGATGCCCGCTGGCACAACTGGATTGATCGCTTTGGCGTGATGAAACCCGAAGTTTTTGCCCGTGTCTCCCCCAAATATGCCCACAAGTTTACCGTTGTCGGCGATTTGATGCTAGAAGCCGCAGGGGAAGCAAACAATCACCTCCAAGCCAAAATTGAGATGATTGGCATTTTACCCGGTTCCAAAGCCGCCAAATTAGCCCAAGGAGTACCATTAACTTTAGCGATCGCAGAATATATCCACGCCAAAAGACCCCAAACTAAGTTTGTGATTCCCGTCGCCCCAACTTTAGATTTACAAACTTTAGCCGGTTTTGCCAATCCCAAAAATAACTCTATTGCTGAGATATTTGACTTTCAAGGTGCGGACTTAATTATCCCAGAAGAAGTTAAAGGCAAGGCATTACTCAAAACAGCAACAGGTTTAACAGTGGAATTATGGCAAGAAAACCCTGCATATGACTTATTATCCCAGTGCTGCATTTGTCTGACTACAGTGGGAGCAAACACCGCTGAACTTGGTGCTTTAGCTGTGCCGATGATTGTTTTACTGCCAACGCAGCAACTTGATGCCATGCGTTCTTGGGATGGCTTACCTGGATTGTTAGCAAATCTGCCTGTTGTTGGTACTACTTTTACCAACGTGATTAATTGGCTATTCCTCAACCTCGTGAGACGCAAAGGTTTATTAGCATGGCCAAATATCTGGGCACAGGAAGAGATTGTGCCAGAAATTATGGGTGAACTCCAACCGCTAGAAATTGGAGAAATGGTGTTGGACTTTTTAGAAAATCCCGAAAAATTGGCTGATATCCGCGCTAAACTCCGCAATATTCGTGGCGAAAGCGGTGCAGCGCAAAAATTAGCAACTTTAGTAAGGGAAGAGATAGAGAAATAGGGAGGTGGGGAGAAACAAATTTAAATTTTGATTTCAATCAGAAGATTCTCCATCTCTTCTACCCAGTTCATAAATACTGGCACCCATGCAGGCAAGTATGCCGGTGCTAATTCCCCAGCTATTACCTAAACTGATATCTAGAACCCAGTTAGATAAAGCACCAAATACCAGAAAAGGCACAATGCTAAACAGTGAAGCGTAAAAAGCGTTTTGGGATTCTCTGGCTTTGCGTGTCTTTTCAAATTCTGTCTGGCTGGTATAAAGCGATCGCTCGGCAAAGTTAAACCAGCGGTTGAGTTGCTCGATTACCCATCCCCTCATCGATTCAAAAGCAAGATATAGCGCTAAAGACCACAAACTTGCTCCAGCGATCGCGATCGTGTTTAACTCAAAGCGGAAAGGCAGAATTTCAGTCAGCATAACTTGGGGTATTCCTGCAAAGGCTAAATTTTATCTCTGTTTTGAAATATTCAAGGTGCGTTTGAATACTTATGTTATCGCTGTTGCAGGCGCAAATCTTCACCTTTTTATGCCAATCCCGCAGTTTTTGCCGCTGATTCCTTCAGATCCGCTATTCACGGTTGCTATTAAATATGTTTTATCCAGAACTCTCGTAGAGACGTGACATGTCACGTCTCTACATTCTTATGTCTAAGTATCTATCTGCCTCTCACCCCATCTAAACTATGGACAACGGCGATGAATACCGCCTTGAGTACAAATAAAAGCCAATTGCTTGGAATCTAAATTTTTGGCTTGAGTAAAATCAACGCCCTGGACTAAAGCGGATTGCGAGCCGAGATCAGGCGTTTGGACAAATTGATCGGCTGGATCTTGTTTGGGAGGAAAGAGTATTGTTCCCTGAAAATCTGCCCCGGCAACATTAGCCCCCTGTAAATCTGCACGACTCAAATCAGCATTCCGCAGATTAGCATTTTCCATATTTGCCGAGCGCAAAACGGCACGAGTCAGCCGAGCCGTACTCAAGTTAGCATCGCTGAGATTAGCATGATCTAAATCGGCTTCTGATAAGTCTGCTCCTTGCCAATCGGTTTTAGTTAAATTGGCATTTGACAATTGTGTCGCTATGGCAGTGACACGACCTAAGTTAGCAGCATATAAATTAGCTTCGTTTAATTTAGCGTCGCTGATATCTGCCCCTGTCAGACTAGCTTTTTCCAAAACTGCACTCCGCAAATCGGTTCCTACTAGCTGGGTGCTGTTGAGTTTAGCGTCAAATAGACGTGCATTGGCTAAGTTAGCTCTGTTGAGAGTGGCACGGCTCAAATCGATACCGGTCATCAAAACCCGACTGAGGTTGGCATCAGTAAGATTGACTTGTCTCATCTGAGCTTGACTCAAATTAGCGATCGCATCGTCGTAGGTATCCCAGCGTCCATCCTCACCCACTCCCCGGAAGCGACTACCCTGAAAACTGGCTTGATTCAGATTCGCTCCCTTGAATACAATTCCTGATAAATCAACTTTGTCTAGTACCAAGTTAAAAGAAGCGCTTTCCCCAGAAGCGTTATTCCCAAGCTGGGTATTACCCAAATCGACATCGTTGATTTTTCCGGTGTAGACAGCAAGAATCTTATTGATTGTCCGTTGGTTGATATTTAATCGCTTTTGGCGGATTTCCCGCTCTTGGGTGTCGCTTACCAATTCGAGTTCACCAGCGAGAAACTGATTCAGGCGTTTTAATTCAGGGATAGCTTTAGGTCCGACATTAGCCAAAGCTTGTTGAATATTATCCAGCAGGTTTGGGTCAGTTTCCTTCACCAGCAAATCCGCCAGAAATTTGATTGCCTGTGGGTCATTAAGTCCACCCAGAGCCAGAATTGCGCTCTGACGCTCCTCATTAGTAGCCCCAGAGTTGGGATTAAGATATTTGATCAGTGTGAGAAACTGTTGGCTGTTGATTTGCTGGGATTTTCGCGCTTGTTCTTGGGTTTGGACATAGACCTGAGTGCCTACTAAAGCTGACAATACCGCAGTCATGCTTACCAGGGCCACCACAACTAGAGTCAAACTGGGCCGCGTCTTGGTTGCTGCTGGAGTGCCCACAGTTCGTCCTACTTCCTCTTTACCCTCCTGTAACTGATCGTCTCCATTACCCAGAGTGGATTTACCCCGTTTATTACTGGCTGAGGATGTTGGTGGAAATGGGCGAGTGGCATCTATGGTGTAAGTTCCTGCCAACAGGTCGTGTAGGGCACGACGCCGCCGTTGGGATGGCCATCCCATGCCTTCCCCTAGCACAATGAAAACGGTCAAAAATATGAAAAGACCTAAATTAGGGAAAGCAAAACTGTAGCGCCACAGCAGATAAGCAGCAGTAACAGGCATTGCCCCACGACCAATTCCTTCACGCACCAAAACTGCACCCAATCCGGGGGCTTTACCTTCCTCGGTGACTACCCGCACGCCAAACCAACGCTTAGGAATGGTGCTGCCAGTTTTAGCAAGTAAATATAATTGCCACCATGAGAGGGTTAGGGGCGCTAACAAGGCGACTGTCCACAAGAAATTAGTCGGCGATGCTACGTTACGGATGCCATAACTTACAGGTAGAGCCAAAGGTTGAGCGATCGCTCTTTCTGTGACTAGCAGCACCGGGTTAAGTGACACACGGTTGAGATCACTTCGGGAATTGGCATACACGCCCATGCCAAAGGGAACCAACCCACTGGTAACGACTAGGGTGATTTCTACTGCCCAAGCGGCAAAACGCCTAGTTGCTAATGGCAGCGAAGTGGCTGTTTCCGGCTCTTTTGGTCGGTTAGATTGATTAGTATTTCTCCTGACAATTGGCGTCGCCATTAGATAATTCCCTTTGACTTTTTTTAGGCGTGATTAAAATAGACTATTGCTTACGTTGAAAGCTACTAGACACAAAAAATTTGTATCCAAGATACACTAACACTGCTAAGAGCGCCAGACTGATCACCGAAGCAACAAGTTTGAATACTGTTTGCAGCATCACGAGGCTCAATAGCACAGCCACACCACCAACTGCTAGCTTCTTCACTCCAGATAAAGTATTGAACCAGAGGCGCGATCGCTCTAAGTGCAAGTTCAACTTGGCAAAACCAGACTGAGGTGTCTGTGTTTCTGCTTCTGGTTGAGGAGACTTTCCAGATGAGGACTTAATCTCGGACTCTAGCTTGTCGAGGCGACGCTGCAAGTCTTCTTCTCTTTGAGGATTCATCAATCTTTTTTACCTCAGCTAGGACAATTCATCAACAACAAACCAACCAAATCTAATTTTTGGCGGTTTTGTCCGTGATTTTAGCTAATATCTGTGGGTGTAAACCCTCTGTGAGTCAGGAAAAATAACGTTTTTTCTATTAGCTGTTATGGATGGCTATGGTACGTGTGCTAGGATTCCGTGTATTCACTAGGGCGTAGTCCGAGTGCCCATCGCCTCAAACATGAAAGAGTGATTGCTAATCGGGGCAAATATATTTAAGCATTGGGGTTTGCCAAGATTTTTCACTCCATCCCCAGTTATCTCAGGATATTTTTTTATTTAGCTATATAGCGATTTAACTACAAAACAAAAATTTATCCTGTAAAATTTGGAACAAAGACGGGTTACTTTCGTCTTAAAACCCAGACTACATCTCAATATTGCTCTAGAATACAGCCGAGAGCATTAAATAAAATGAAACCGCTTAAGCTATTGACAGTTGTTACCGCAGCTTTGGCAACGAATTTGCTGATTACCCAGGTTAATTGGGCGCAAACACCAGCAATACAAATTAATCGCAATTCCCAAAAAGATCCGCTAATTTTAAATGGCAAATCTGGCGGATCAGTCCCCAGCAACTGCGGCAATATCTCTGCTGCACCCAATCAAGTTATCCAGGTTACAGAGTCGCTACCTTACTTGCGATTAACTGTTGAGAGCCAAGGTAAACCAACCCTGTTGATTGATGGGCCTGGGGGGCGCTTCTGTGTACTAGCGGATAGTTATTCTGGTGGTAAGCCAGAACTTTCTGGTTTTTGGCAGGCAGGGATATACTCGCTGTATGTTGGCGATTCATCCAAGGGACAGTATAACTATACCCTCTCAATTTCCCAACAAAAGCAGCCAACAAAGTAATCAAGAGATTATTTACTTCATATTCTTGAAGATTTTCAGCAATTGGTGTTAATCGAAAATCATGAATTAGTCCTAATTCACGCAACCATTCTGCCACAAGTTCTTCTATTGTTATGCGTTTGCGACCTTTTCCCAGAACTGTTAGTACCAAACAGCCCTGTTAACGATGCCATCTGCATATTTCCCGTATCTTGCCAGGATTTGAAATTTTGGGCGTGTAACTCGGTAAGCATAAATTAAAGTTCCAAATTCCTGTTCCTGGCTAATCGGCTGATTCTACTTTAATGATTTCAAAGTAGATAATCCTAGCTGTTTAATCTTCTAGGGATTTAGCTGGTACTTCAATTGCTGTAACGTCAATTGTGCCTTCTGGTGCGAAGCGTTGAAAATGACCATTTTGGATTGACACCTGCTCTCCACAGTTAGGACACTGCAATTTGCTGTTATTTAGACCTGTAAATTCATATTCACAGACAGGACAGTTGTCAGCAACTAAATTGCGTTGTAGCCACCAGCGAAACCCGAAGAAGGCAACAATTGGGGCGAGAAACAGCAATCCCACAATAATCAGCAACGAATTCACCAACCAGCCCAAACCCAATGATGCCAGCAACCAGAGAACTGCTAACATGGTGAGCCAAGGGCGGAGATTATCAAGATTCAATTGAAAGTTCTTAAGGCTCATTGTTTAAAAGTCTTCCTGTTCTTCCTTTAGGATAGCGAGTTTGGTCATTGGTCAGAGGAAAGCAGCATCTCTTGCAACCGCTGCTGGAAGGCATCCATACCGAAGATCGCGATCGCCTGTTCTCTTAACCATTTTCCATCACAACGCTGGTCGTTTTTTTGAAGAATTTCGATACAAGCTGTAGCCACAGCATCTTGATTGCGGTGTGGTACTTGCCATCCCAATTTACCGTCCTGCAAGGGGTCAGAGGAGCCGTCGTCGTCACCAGATAACACTGGTACTCCACTTGCCATCGCCTCTAGATAGACTATCCCAAAGCCTTCCTGGGAAGGCATAATATAAGCATCAGCCAGGCGGTAGTGGGCAATCAATTGTTCTGTGGGCACAAATCCGGCAAAAACAATGCGATCGCTCACACCTAAATCTTGGGCTAGCTGGGCTAATCGCGGTTGGTCATCGCCACGACCAATTACCAAATATTTTACTTCGGGGAAAACCTCAGCGATTTGCGGCAATGCCCGAATTGTGACATCGACGCCTTTGTAAATATCCCCCGACCACAGCCGCGCCACTGTCATTAAAACTTTGGCATTATTTAAATTATATTTCTCAACTAATTCTGGCTGTTTGGGGCCAGGCGTAAATTTATCCCCATCAATCGCACAAGGCAGTATCTGGACAGTGTTTGG includes the following:
- a CDS encoding magnesium chelatase subunit H encodes the protein MFTHVKSTIRHIAPDNLRGRNLIKVVYVVLESQYQSALSQAVRAINSNHPNLAIEISGYLIEELRDPENYEEFKREMETANIFIASLIFIEDLAQKVVAAVEPHRDHLDVSVVFPSMPEVMRLNKMGSFSLAQLGQSKSAIAQFMRKRKEKSGAGFQDGMLKLLRTLPQVLKFLPMEKAQDARNFMLSFQYWLGGSPENLENFLLMLADKYVVKDGDKQNVASPVYQGPVVYPDLGIWHPLAPSMFEDVREYLNWYTARKDISKDLKDPLAPCVGLVLQRTHLVTGDDAHYVAIVQELESLGAKVLPVFAGGLDFSKPVEAYFYEPTTNTALVDAVISLTGFALVGGPARQDHPKAIDALKRLNRPYMVALPLVFQTTEEWMDSDLGLHPIQVALQIAIPELDGAIEPIILSGRDGTTGKAIALRDRVEIVAQRALKWASLRRKPKLNKKVAITVFSFPPDKGNVGTAAYLDVFGSIFEVLQALRNNGYDVQDVPESAKELMEQVIHDAQAQYASPELNIAYKMSVPEYEALTPYSQRLEENWGPPPGHLNSDGQNLLVYGKQFGNVFIGVQPTFGYEGDPMRLLFSRSASPHHGFAAYYTYLEKVWGADAVLHFGTHGSLEFMPGKQMGMSGDCYPDNLIGSIPNLYYYAANNPSEATIAKRRSYAETISYLTPPAENAGLYKGLKELSELIASYQTLKDSGRGVSIVNSIMDKCRIVNLDKDINLPETDAREMSAEERDNIVGNVYRKLMEIESRLLPCGLHVIGKPPSAEEAIATLVNIASLDRQEEEIQGLPGIIANSLGRSIDAIYRSSDLGNLEDVQLLQDITLATRAAVSALVKEQIDAEGRVSLVSKLNFFNMGKKEPWVEALHQAGYPKVDNSALKPLFEYLEFCLKQVCADNELGALLRALEGEYILPGPGGDPIRNPDVLPTGKNIHALDPQSIPTTAAVQSAKIVVDRLLARNKAENEGKWPETIACVLWGTDNIKTYGESLAQIMWMVGVRPVADALGRVNKLELIPLEELGRPRIDVVINCSGVFRDLFINQMNLLDQGVKMAAEADEPLEMNFVRKHALKQAEDMGINLRQAATRVFSNASGSYSSNINLAVENSTWDSEAELQEMYLNRKSFSFNSDNPGIMDESRQLFESTLKTADATFQNLDSSEISLTDVSHYFDSDPTKLVASLRGDGKKPASYIADTTTANAQVRTLTETVRLDARTKLLNPKWYEGMLSHGYEGVRELSKRLVNTTGWSATAGAVDNWIYEDTNETFIKDEEMQKRLLNLNPHSFRKIVSTLLEVNGRGYWETSEENLDRLRELYQEVEDRIEGVE
- a CDS encoding Rpn family recombination-promoting nuclease/putative transposase, producing the protein MFDNVCKFLAESFSTDFATWLLGKAITVTELSPSELFLEPMRADALILLQSDEIVLHLEFQTQPKADIPFRMADYRLRVHRRFPSKKMHQVVIYLQPSKSELVQQTAFILEKTRHEFEVIRLWEQPTDVFLSSPGLLPLATLSQTGDKAGTLEQVSQQIEKLDNSRNQSNVAASTAILAGLVLDKELIRQLLRRDFMRESVIYQDILQEEAFSLIMRQLRRRVGTVAPALQLQIQALSLTKLEDLGEALLDFSSLADLEAWLAQTKSG
- a CDS encoding pentapeptide repeat-containing protein translates to MATPIVRRNTNQSNRPKEPETATSLPLATRRFAAWAVEITLVVTSGLVPFGMGVYANSRSDLNRVSLNPVLLVTERAIAQPLALPVSYGIRNVASPTNFLWTVALLAPLTLSWWQLYLLAKTGSTIPKRWFGVRVVTEEGKAPGLGAVLVREGIGRGAMPVTAAYLLWRYSFAFPNLGLFIFLTVFIVLGEGMGWPSQRRRRALHDLLAGTYTIDATRPFPPTSSASNKRGKSTLGNGDDQLQEGKEEVGRTVGTPAATKTRPSLTLVVVALVSMTAVLSALVGTQVYVQTQEQARKSQQINSQQFLTLIKYLNPNSGATNEERQSAILALGGLNDPQAIKFLADLLVKETDPNLLDNIQQALANVGPKAIPELKRLNQFLAGELELVSDTQEREIRQKRLNINQRTINKILAVYTGKINDVDLGNTQLGNNASGESASFNLVLDKVDLSGIVFKGANLNQASFQGSRFRGVGEDGRWDTYDDAIANLSQAQMRQVNLTDANLSRVLMTGIDLSRATLNRANLANARLFDAKLNSTQLVGTDLRSAVLEKASLTGADISDAKLNEANLYAANLGRVTAIATQLSNANLTKTDWQGADLSEADLDHANLSDANLSTARLTRAVLRSANMENANLRNADLSRADLQGANVAGADFQGTILFPPKQDPADQFVQTPDLGSQSALVQGVDFTQAKNLDSKQLAFICTQGGIHRRCP
- a CDS encoding glycosyltransferase, coding for MSANQHLSKVAANLNLSPKFPKKTQHFFVFLEIYALEGGIQSYVKDIFRGYQEFNSAYSAEVLLLRDSPDCLNPFESENLKFHYFKNFSSQLARVNLALTLLKLLWQKRPQHVFCGHINLAVMIKTFCQPLGIPYTVLTYGKEVWKPLTDKERQALSSAAEIWTISRYSRDRLCAANSINPNTVQILPCAIDGDKFTPGPKQPELVEKYNLNNAKVLMTVARLWSGDIYKGVDVTIRALPQIAEVFPEVKYLVIGRGDDQPRLAQLAQDLGVSDRIVFAGFVPTEQLIAHYRLADAYIMPSQEGFGIVYLEAMASGVPVLSGDDDGSSDPLQDGKLGWQVPHRNQDAVATACIEILQKNDQRCDGKWLREQAIAIFGMDAFQQRLQEMLLSSDQ